The genomic DNA GCCAAACTAAGGGAGGAGGTGGCGTTGCTTTCCACTCGAGTCGATCTCCTGGATAGGTTGTGTTTCGATTGATATTATCTGAGTCGATCATTCTGATCTTCTACGTTGGTTTAAAACTTGTTGAATCAGTTtcagtttcttatcttttatatgaattctcttgttgaatcagtttcttatcttttatgtGACTTCTCTTGTTGAATCATGTTCTATCTTTTATGTGACTTCTAAGATTATGTCTCCTTGTTGAATcatgttctatatttttcttctatgaattctctagttttgtttagttttaccaaaaatacgaacggcaaatcaaagaaaataacgtagttttacatagttttactagtaaTACCAATCgcaaatccaagaaaataacaaagttttacatagttttactagtactacgatgacaaatcaaagaaaataacatatttgtaCTCCTTCTTagacctttttctcttttcgtcCCTCTCCCTCCTTCTTGCGAAGTACTCGGTTGCTCATCATCTACAGGCGCCTGACTTGAAACCAAATATTGTTAACACCTTCTagtattacaaaatattactaTAGTATTACGAAGTATTACCTTTGATTTCTCTTGCTTTTTCACATATACTTCCAACGGTTCGATCCTTTTTTCAAGCCCATCAATCTTCGCCGAAATGTTATCGAACTGGGTTTTCATATCCTGCTTCATGGTGCTTAGAAGATCCACCAACTCAATAGTATCTTCTCTCGGTTGTTCATTGGCGTCTATTTCCTCATTCGCATTGTTTTGTCCTGAACGAGTAGCTACATCTGCTGTGTACATCTCCTCCAAAAGTACAGGTAGTCCTCTACGAAGGCGCCACATCCAACTGGCAACTACAACATCATGGGTATcgtcttcctcagcttcttccatgATTAAATCGAGAAgaggaatttcttcatcaatatgagGGATCACACTAGCAATTGCATGTGTAAACGACCTACTTTAGATACATTACAAACtaatttattcaaatgattaataatttcaaTTGTTAGGATAACTAACCGTTGTTGTACCAAGTGTATCACCTATATTCTTTAGAGGAAAACCTTTCTGACCGGTACTCTTAAATTTCCTCCTGCACATCCTAGGACAACTTGCATCCGCCTCAGGAATTTGGTCAATGTAAGTGTTCGCCAAAATTGGAACTGcctcaaatagtaaaaactacacaacaacaaaaaaactaaaatcagctTCACTTATAAGAAATATCAATAATGAAAagacttcaaattttaaactaactAACCTCCAATGGAATACATAAACCTGAAACAGGCCATAACGCTTTCTCATTATGCATGACCCCTTTAAAATGCCTCATTGTATGGGAAATCTCTTCTAGCATGTTCTCGAATGATAATCTCCCCCAAggaaaagacacacaaaaatctagATCATTCACTGCTCTTACAACAAAATCATCGATACCCGCAACATCTTTCCCCGAGTCTTTTGTATGGCCTACAATGATGCTTCCTAAAAAGTAGAGAACCGCCATCTTCAACCTATCACGAGTACGACCTTTTTGCATTACCATTAGCTTTTCCCTCACATCTTGAAGTCTAACCTTTGTTTTTCGTAAAAAATACTTCCTTCGAAACTCGTTACTGCCGGCTTCTGTGTAATCAAGTGGATAGCACCGACAATCTAATCCAGACATCAACGCGTGTTCTCTCAGACCATAATGAATTGGAACACCATTCACAACAAACcatgcttccttctttttttcaatttctgcaGTTCGAAGTAAGAGCAACCACATTCCCATAAGCTTGTGGTTTGGGTCCCTTGGCATGTGGAAAATGTGCTTGAATTGTGGGTGTTTCTCAAACCAATCCCTCTCAGAACTAGTCAGTGGATGCTCTAATTTATCAAGCGTTgtcaaagtttcaaaaatatgacaCCTTGTCGatagcttgattttcttgttgtactgACTAGGCTTGAAGTGCATTCCTAAAGGTTGCATCGCTTATGTTTCCTCCTCCGATTCCTGCAACAATATCAGTTTTACATGAGTTCTACCAGTTATACACCaactagttgtaccagttctactagttctacaccacctagttgtaccagttctactagttctacacccaatagttgcaccagttctactagatcgatttcaaattccaattcaACTCCGAATGACACAGACTTGTTGTACTTACACTTGCATCGTTGTGCTCCTCGTGCTCCCTCTCACTTTCGCTTGTACTCCTTCTCGAGTTACCTGCCGAGTTCGAACTTCCCTtcttatattcttcttcttcttctccttctccttcatcgtctttttcttacccttcttctccttcatcgttttcttcttccccttcatcgttttcttcttccccttcatcgtcttttccttccccttcttcaccttcttctccttcatcgttttcttcttctccttcattgtttccttcttccctttcatcgtttccttctccccttcatcgtttccttcttcttctccatcgcttGATTCCACAGAAGTAGATCTCTcgttatctcctccttcttcatcatcttcttcttgattactTGATTCTGGAGTACtggatttttctttctctccttcgttCGCACTTTCTCCTTCGACCACCGGATTAGGTTCCTCAGAAACTTGAGTTTCACTTTCTTCCGCCACCGTactcaaagctctctctcctcCTACTGTCGCTGGACTCAAACCCGACACACCTACTTCCGGCGAATCGGATTTTGCTttcgaaccaccatctccttgtgagatcttcttttctttcaaacgCTCACTCCTCCTCACACGACCCCCTCCCCcttgttttcaccatcttcttactcgatttttggttgattgaaagaaaacgaGAAACCCCTAGTTCTACAGTTTCACCCAAATCGATTCGAGTTTCccgaagaaagagaagagtgacgagagagcggttttaaacataaattttatagtttttttttagaaaagataCCGATTCAGTTTCTCGGGTTTTAG from Camelina sativa cultivar DH55 chromosome 2, Cs, whole genome shotgun sequence includes the following:
- the LOC109127020 gene encoding uncharacterized protein At3g43530-like, with product MQPLGMHFKPSQYNKKIKLSTRCHIFETLTTLDKLEHPLTSSERDWFEKHPQFKHIFHMPRDPNHKLMGMWLLLLRTAEIEKKKEAWFVVNGVPIHYGLREHALMSGLDCRCYPLDYTEAGSNEFRRKYFLRKTKVRLQDVREKLMVMQKGRTRDRLKMAVLYFLGSIIVGHTKDSGKDVAGIDDFVVRAVNDLDFCVSFPWGRLSFENMLEEISHTMRHFKGVMHNEKALWPVSGLCIPLEFLLFEAVPILANTYIDQIPEADASCPRMSFTHAIASVIPHIDEEIPLLDLIMEEAEEDDTHDVVVASWMWRLRRGLPVLLEEMYTADVATRSGQNNANEEIDANEQPREDTIELVDLLSTMKQDMKTQFDNISAKIDGLEKRIEPLEVYVKKQEKSKMMSNRVLRKKEGEGRKEKKV